The proteins below come from a single Microtus ochrogaster isolate Prairie Vole_2 chromosome 8, MicOch1.0, whole genome shotgun sequence genomic window:
- the Cdc42ep2 gene encoding cdc42 effector protein 2 has protein sequence MSTKVPIYLKRGSRKGKKEKLRDLLSSDMISPPLGDFRHTIHIGSGGGDDMFGDISFLQGKFHLLPGTAVEEAEEDGSFDLPFQFTRTATVCGRPLPDGLSPLLKNAISLPVIGGPQALTLPTAQAPPKPPRLHLESPQSSPKSSPQEAGNVDIWRIPEASSPRNGMSPEPEAEEPFLSHASSLLSLHVDLGPSILDDVLQIMDQDLGHVQIPT, from the coding sequence ATGTCCACCAAGGTCCCCATTTATCTGAAACGTGGTAGCCGCAAAGGCAAGAAGGAAAAGCTTCGGGACCTGCTGTCCTCAGACATGATTAGCCCACCCCTTGGGGACTTCCGTCATACTATTCACATTGGCAGTGGAGGCGGTGATGACATGTTTGGGGACATCTCCTTCCTGCAGGGCAAgttccacctccttccaggaaCGGCAGTGGAGGAGGCCGAGGAGGATGGCAGCTTCGACCTTCCCTTTCAGTTCACTCGCACTGCCACTGTGTGTGGGCGGCCACTCCCTGACGGACTGTCACCTCTGCTCAAAAACGCCATCTCCCTCCCTGTCATCGGTGGTCCCCAGGCTCTCACCCTGCCCACAGCCCAGGCTCCACCTAAGCCTCCTCGCCTGCACCTGGAGTCACCACAATCTTCTCCAAAGTCCTCCCCGCAGGAGGCAGGAAATGTGGACATCTGGAGGATCCCGGAGGCCAGCTCCCCCCGCAATGGCATGAGCCCAGAGCCAGAGGCTGAAGAGCCTTTCCTGTCCCATGCCAGCTCCCTGCTGTCTCTGCACGTGGACCTGGGGCCATCTATCCTGGATGACGTCCTCCAGATCATGGATCAGGACCTGGGCCACGTGCAGATCCCCACATAG